From a single Drosophila sulfurigaster albostrigata strain 15112-1811.04 chromosome 3, ASM2355843v2, whole genome shotgun sequence genomic region:
- the LOC133843739 gene encoding uncharacterized protein LOC133843739 isoform X1 gives MDWQRSTAGAGQLLLSCCLLMSFTLTHTWSLAAIATPAAAPAPATTSSRAWSPVVAAKPIARQLNQISPYLDLALCPIRDEPWTCARQRSAKILDVWDAELSVQWQKLKVEADRQLNATLERRGYSASELPISEKPSTLLKKIEIGTKYMKEYLAETMDGFLGREYEYLQAPKAASSDSENADYDDETDNEADADAEGEGDAADSADTGEEEDEADGSDGEQETSDAEEDETEDEPDNESVPIVKKPAANVEVANANGNANEEVKNSVLSADGDGTSGGVEFIELEDGAEDAAGAVKKPGGGKRKKMKNKKKNKKKGQQQQPATLVVVQAAPEHHDVDFGHESDSPIVSHGHGGDEGGAKPFKRKQKRGKRKKKGQQGSTVLVQDHESSDPLGLELLEELVDSGVGIGGGKRKHKFSTNYGRSNGVTRGKKKKKRKALAKLALIGTLLKAKIELLLKILGAHLQIKFFAIALIGLLINIARFWIDVKRGGTPSKVVYVEHAHHQHHYEDHGDDWGGEGSYWKRSLQTDPSIEDVDSSTDSYQLRTQPQQQQAQDAHYLAYRNQYQWQ, from the exons ATGGATTGGCAGCGTTCCACAGCGGGCGctgggcagctgctgcttaGCTGCTGTTTGCTCATGTCATTCACATTGACGCATACCTGGAGCCTGGCTGCAATTGCCACACCTGCCGCCGCACCTGCACCTGCCACCACCTCGTCTCGGGCTTGGTCGCCAGTTGTGGCAGCTAAGCCAATTGCTCGACAACTAAATC aaATCTCACCATATTTGGATCTGGCTCTGTGTCCCATACGTGACGAACCTTGGACGTGTGCTCGCCAGCGATCGGCCAAAATTTTGGATGTGTGGGATGCCGAGTTGTCGGTGCAATGGCAAAAGTTGAAAG TGGAAGCCGATCGACAGCTGAACGCAACGCTCGAGAGACGTGGCTACAGCGCCTCCGAGCTGCCCATAAGTGAGAAGCCATCGACGTTGCtgaagaaaattgaaattggcaCGAAATACATGAAGGAATATCTCGCCGAAACGATGGACGG TTTCCTTGGCCGTGAATATGAATATCTGCAGGCACCGAAAGCGGCGTCCAGTGATAGTGAAAACGCCGACTATGACGATGAGACGGACAacgaagctgatgctgatgctgaaggTGAAGGGGATGCTGCCGACAGTGCGGATACCGGCGAGGAAGAGGATGAGGCGGATGGATCGGATGGTGAACAGGAAACTAGCGATGCCGAGGAGGATGAAACGGAAGATGAGCCCGACAATGAAAGTGTTCCAATTGTGAAGAAGCCCGCCGCCAATGTCGAAGTTGccaatgcaaatggaaatgccaATGAAGAGGTGAAAAACTCGGTGCTTAGCGCAGATGGAGATGGCACTTCAGGTGGCGTAGAGTTCATAGAACTCGAGGATGGCGCAGAGGATGCGGCGGGTGCGGTGAAAAAGCCCGGCGGCGGTAAGCGAAAGAAGatgaagaacaagaagaagaacaaaaagaagggacagcaacaacaaccagccaCATTGGTCGTGGTCCAGGCGGCGCCAGAGCATCACGATGTGGACTTCGGGCACGAGAGCGATTCACCGATTGTCAGTCATGGTCATGGCGGAGATGAAGGTGGTGCAAAGCCGTTTAAGAGGAAGCAGAAGCGTGGCAAGCGCAAGAAGAAGGGTCAACAAGGTTCGACGGTGCTGGTGCAAGATCACGAGTCAAGCGATCCCCTCGGTCTGGAGCTGCTGGAAGAGCTGGTCGATAGCGGAGTGGGCATCGGCGGTGGAAAGCGCAAGCATAAATTCTCAACAAATTATGGTAGAAGTAACGGAg TTACACGCggtaagaagaagaagaagaggaaggcACTCGCTAAGCTGGCGCTGATTGGTACTCTGCTGAAGGCCAAAATCGAGTTGCTGCTGAAGATATTGGGCGCTCACTTGCAGATCAAGTTCTTTGCCATTGCGCTGATCGGACTTCTCATCAATATCGCGCGTTTCTGGATCGATGTCAAGCGTGGCGGCACACCGTCCAAG GTTGTCTATGTCGAACATGCTCATCATCAGCACCATTACGAGGACCATGGCGATGATTGGGGCGGTGAGGGTAGCTACTGGAAGCGTTCGCTGCAAACGGATCCCTCCATCGAAGACGTGGACTCCTCCACGGACAGCTATCAGCTGAGaacacagccacagcagcaacaggcccAAGATGCCCATTATCTGGCATATCGCAATCAATATCAGTGGCAGTGA
- the LOC133843739 gene encoding uncharacterized protein LOC133843739 isoform X2 produces MDWQRSTAGAGQLLLSCCLLMSFTLTHTWSLAAIATPAAAPAPATTSSRAWSPVVAAKPIARQLNQISPYLDLALCPIRDEPWTCARQRSAKILDVWDAELSVQWQKLKVEADRQLNATLERRGYSASELPISEKPSTLLKKIEIGTKYMKEYLAETMDGFLGREYEYLQAPKAASSDSENADYDDETDNEADADAEGEGDAADSADTGEEEDEADGSDGEQETSDAEEDETEDEPDNESVPIVKKPAANVEVANANGNANEEVKNSVLSADGDGTSGGVEFIELEDGAEDAAGAVKKPGGGKRKKMKNKKKNKKKGQQQQPATLVVVQAAPEHHDVDFGHESDSPIVSHGHGGDEGGAKPFKRKQKRGKRKKKGQQGSTVLVQDHESSDPLGLELLEELVDSGVGIGGGKRKHKFSTNYGRSNGVTRGKKKKKRKALAKLALIGTLLKAKIELLLKILGAHLQIKFFAIALIGLLINIARFWIDVKRGGTPSKHHYEDHGDDWGGEGSYWKRSLQTDPSIEDVDSSTDSYQLRTQPQQQQAQDAHYLAYRNQYQWQ; encoded by the exons ATGGATTGGCAGCGTTCCACAGCGGGCGctgggcagctgctgcttaGCTGCTGTTTGCTCATGTCATTCACATTGACGCATACCTGGAGCCTGGCTGCAATTGCCACACCTGCCGCCGCACCTGCACCTGCCACCACCTCGTCTCGGGCTTGGTCGCCAGTTGTGGCAGCTAAGCCAATTGCTCGACAACTAAATC aaATCTCACCATATTTGGATCTGGCTCTGTGTCCCATACGTGACGAACCTTGGACGTGTGCTCGCCAGCGATCGGCCAAAATTTTGGATGTGTGGGATGCCGAGTTGTCGGTGCAATGGCAAAAGTTGAAAG TGGAAGCCGATCGACAGCTGAACGCAACGCTCGAGAGACGTGGCTACAGCGCCTCCGAGCTGCCCATAAGTGAGAAGCCATCGACGTTGCtgaagaaaattgaaattggcaCGAAATACATGAAGGAATATCTCGCCGAAACGATGGACGG TTTCCTTGGCCGTGAATATGAATATCTGCAGGCACCGAAAGCGGCGTCCAGTGATAGTGAAAACGCCGACTATGACGATGAGACGGACAacgaagctgatgctgatgctgaaggTGAAGGGGATGCTGCCGACAGTGCGGATACCGGCGAGGAAGAGGATGAGGCGGATGGATCGGATGGTGAACAGGAAACTAGCGATGCCGAGGAGGATGAAACGGAAGATGAGCCCGACAATGAAAGTGTTCCAATTGTGAAGAAGCCCGCCGCCAATGTCGAAGTTGccaatgcaaatggaaatgccaATGAAGAGGTGAAAAACTCGGTGCTTAGCGCAGATGGAGATGGCACTTCAGGTGGCGTAGAGTTCATAGAACTCGAGGATGGCGCAGAGGATGCGGCGGGTGCGGTGAAAAAGCCCGGCGGCGGTAAGCGAAAGAAGatgaagaacaagaagaagaacaaaaagaagggacagcaacaacaaccagccaCATTGGTCGTGGTCCAGGCGGCGCCAGAGCATCACGATGTGGACTTCGGGCACGAGAGCGATTCACCGATTGTCAGTCATGGTCATGGCGGAGATGAAGGTGGTGCAAAGCCGTTTAAGAGGAAGCAGAAGCGTGGCAAGCGCAAGAAGAAGGGTCAACAAGGTTCGACGGTGCTGGTGCAAGATCACGAGTCAAGCGATCCCCTCGGTCTGGAGCTGCTGGAAGAGCTGGTCGATAGCGGAGTGGGCATCGGCGGTGGAAAGCGCAAGCATAAATTCTCAACAAATTATGGTAGAAGTAACGGAg TTACACGCggtaagaagaagaagaagaggaaggcACTCGCTAAGCTGGCGCTGATTGGTACTCTGCTGAAGGCCAAAATCGAGTTGCTGCTGAAGATATTGGGCGCTCACTTGCAGATCAAGTTCTTTGCCATTGCGCTGATCGGACTTCTCATCAATATCGCGCGTTTCTGGATCGATGTCAAGCGTGGCGGCACACCGTCCAAG CACCATTACGAGGACCATGGCGATGATTGGGGCGGTGAGGGTAGCTACTGGAAGCGTTCGCTGCAAACGGATCCCTCCATCGAAGACGTGGACTCCTCCACGGACAGCTATCAGCTGAGaacacagccacagcagcaacaggcccAAGATGCCCATTATCTGGCATATCGCAATCAATATCAGTGGCAGTGA
- the LOC133843739 gene encoding uncharacterized protein LOC133843739 isoform X3, which translates to MDWQRSTAGAGQLLLSCCLLMSFTLTHTWSLAAIATPAAAPAPATTSSRAWSPVVAAKPIARQLNQISPYLDLALCPIRDEPWTCARQRSAKILDVWDAELSVQWQKLKVEADRQLNATLERRGYSASELPISEKPSTLLKKIEIGTKYMKEYLAETMDGFLGREYEYLQAPKAASSDSENADYDDETDNEADADAEGEGDAADSADTGEEEDEADGSDGEQETSDAEEDETEDEPDNESVPIVKKPAANVEVANANGNANEEVKNSVLSADGDGTSGGVEFIELEDGAEDAAGAVKKPGGGKRKKMKNKKKNKKKGQQQQPATLVVVQAAPEHHDVDFGHESDSPIVSHGHGGDEGGAKPFKRKQKRGKRKKKGQQGSTVLVQDHESSDPLGLELLEELVDSGVGIGGGKRKHKFSTNYGRSNGVTRGKKKKKRKALAKLALIGTLLKAKIELLLKILGAHLQIKFFAIALIGLLINIARFWIDVKRGGTPSKIWY; encoded by the exons ATGGATTGGCAGCGTTCCACAGCGGGCGctgggcagctgctgcttaGCTGCTGTTTGCTCATGTCATTCACATTGACGCATACCTGGAGCCTGGCTGCAATTGCCACACCTGCCGCCGCACCTGCACCTGCCACCACCTCGTCTCGGGCTTGGTCGCCAGTTGTGGCAGCTAAGCCAATTGCTCGACAACTAAATC aaATCTCACCATATTTGGATCTGGCTCTGTGTCCCATACGTGACGAACCTTGGACGTGTGCTCGCCAGCGATCGGCCAAAATTTTGGATGTGTGGGATGCCGAGTTGTCGGTGCAATGGCAAAAGTTGAAAG TGGAAGCCGATCGACAGCTGAACGCAACGCTCGAGAGACGTGGCTACAGCGCCTCCGAGCTGCCCATAAGTGAGAAGCCATCGACGTTGCtgaagaaaattgaaattggcaCGAAATACATGAAGGAATATCTCGCCGAAACGATGGACGG TTTCCTTGGCCGTGAATATGAATATCTGCAGGCACCGAAAGCGGCGTCCAGTGATAGTGAAAACGCCGACTATGACGATGAGACGGACAacgaagctgatgctgatgctgaaggTGAAGGGGATGCTGCCGACAGTGCGGATACCGGCGAGGAAGAGGATGAGGCGGATGGATCGGATGGTGAACAGGAAACTAGCGATGCCGAGGAGGATGAAACGGAAGATGAGCCCGACAATGAAAGTGTTCCAATTGTGAAGAAGCCCGCCGCCAATGTCGAAGTTGccaatgcaaatggaaatgccaATGAAGAGGTGAAAAACTCGGTGCTTAGCGCAGATGGAGATGGCACTTCAGGTGGCGTAGAGTTCATAGAACTCGAGGATGGCGCAGAGGATGCGGCGGGTGCGGTGAAAAAGCCCGGCGGCGGTAAGCGAAAGAAGatgaagaacaagaagaagaacaaaaagaagggacagcaacaacaaccagccaCATTGGTCGTGGTCCAGGCGGCGCCAGAGCATCACGATGTGGACTTCGGGCACGAGAGCGATTCACCGATTGTCAGTCATGGTCATGGCGGAGATGAAGGTGGTGCAAAGCCGTTTAAGAGGAAGCAGAAGCGTGGCAAGCGCAAGAAGAAGGGTCAACAAGGTTCGACGGTGCTGGTGCAAGATCACGAGTCAAGCGATCCCCTCGGTCTGGAGCTGCTGGAAGAGCTGGTCGATAGCGGAGTGGGCATCGGCGGTGGAAAGCGCAAGCATAAATTCTCAACAAATTATGGTAGAAGTAACGGAg TTACACGCggtaagaagaagaagaagaggaaggcACTCGCTAAGCTGGCGCTGATTGGTACTCTGCTGAAGGCCAAAATCGAGTTGCTGCTGAAGATATTGGGCGCTCACTTGCAGATCAAGTTCTTTGCCATTGCGCTGATCGGACTTCTCATCAATATCGCGCGTTTCTGGATCGATGTCAAGCGTGGCGGCACACCGTCCAAG ATATGGTATTAA